ATCATGAATTTGTCGAAATTATCAGAGACCCACATGAACGTTACGAACTTGAATCCATGGGGACTTAAAATGGTTTATTAGGCAGATCTCTACTCTGTCCCAGAAACTTATACTTCGAACTTCCATGAAATGCGCTCAAAAACATGCGTGGCAATTCCTCAATAAACTCAAACGGGGAGGGCTTAATTTGGTTAGTACAagcatctttcttctttattttagaATGGGCACTATGCTTATTGTGCAATTCCTCTTCTAAAGCAACATAATTCAAGTCACTCCTTCGTGGAAACGGAACTAATTCAAATCGACAATACTGAAGTTGAGAAATGAgccttggaaattgcaggatcatcgacaagaaaagaaaccaaTTAGTAGGTCGGGGTAAAGCTAAACAATTAATCTATATCTTGAAAACTTGAGGAGTAAATAGTAAAATGACAAGGAAAAGGTGgaagaaactcaaactttagTCACATGGAGTTGCATATACAGGCATTGAACTATATATAGCTTAATCACATTTTGCCTCAGCCCACCTAATGTTGCAAAGTGGAGATCAAACAAAATCTATATATCAACTTAAATCATCATAGATGATGATTTCATTTACCATCTAGGCGCTCACTCGCACGAGCGAGAGAACGCATGACGTCAACTTGAGCTCGGAGCCACACCATATAATCTAGGGTTTCTTCGATCAAAGAGATAGCGTCCATCGATTCTCCTCCTGGTACAAGGTTCTTGAGCAACTGTGTTCTCTTCTTCACCAACCTCTTGGCAATAGAGTACGGTGGATCTTTTAGAGCACCATTGCTCAGTTTTCTCACTCTCCTAATGCCCCAGCTCCTTTTCAATATCTTCTTGCTGGCAATCTTCTTGGCAACGGAAGTTGTTGAATTTGCTACAACATCAATGGAAGCTTTCTTGTGCTTCGCAGCATCAGAGCCAATGATATGTTGAAGGAGAGCCTGGTTGTCATCATTTTGTGAGGCACTTGCAACTAGGGCACGACTCCAACGTGTTGTGCAATTCCGGACCGAAGCCAATGCGAGGTCTGCTGAGAGCTTTATGGCCTTCCTTCTCTCCATGATCGTCATATTCTTCTTTGAGGAATTGCATAGCTGGAGACCCATGATCCATTTCTTGAGGAACTTTTGCTTTATTGAGCTAGCACTGTGCATTCTGAGAAAAATGTACAGCGAACAATTATGTAAGGCTTTCAGTACATAGAGATAAATGAAGAAATTAACTTCCACATCAAGGGAAGGTTCttggatttgatttggaaatgCTTGTTGTTTCCATCCTATGCATTTCATGAGGAAATTTGTCCAGCTAATTTGTGAATTCTTAAACCAGCTAAATGTATGTTTCGTTTTCTTGCGTTTCTCCAAAATGGTTCAGGAAACGATATCAACGCAGCCTTATGCAAAGCTCAAAATGATTACTGTGAACGAATAGATGGGCTGAAACCCTCAtcaacacttttttttctttttttggataaatcACGGCAAAAAGAAGTGCTCGTAGGACATATGCAAAATAGAACATACCTCTTTCAGTGTTGTGAGAAGTGACCATGAGAAGTAAGATGACTGGAGATGATGCACCACAAGGATCCAGTCACAAATCCTGATCCAAGAAAGATAGATATCCAGAGAAGTTTCAGAAacccaagaaaaacaaaattgagaaaagtCTGGGTGAGTGTTTGAAGGGAGAAAAGAGGGAATGAGAAGTTGAAGACTGTGAAGAAACCCCCAATTTATTTGCTCAAAGGAAAGAAGTGGTGGGCCTTTCAGAGAAAGACACAgcacatgcatgcacatggTGACCATGGCCCGCCACCTAAAACCTTCCCTATACAATAGAAAAAAgccagaataaaaaatgaaaaacagcaGCCTCATACACATATACATGGGTCTttgttggatttattttatgTATAGTGAAGAAAAAAGGTCCCCTTAGTGTCATGCAGACCTAACATTTGTGACTTATTACTAATACAAACAAAACTCACTAAATGTGCTTTCTGGCCCTATTTTGGAAGTTGGGAAATGGGCAATATAGGAGCATATTAGAGTAGAGAGTGACtatgtcttttttctttctcagtACAGAAACTTGTGGGGTTTCGCATAACTAATGGCTTGGACCGAGTTTTTCACCAGGCTGCTCCATCTTTGACTTGTCATGAGTTGACATTATGCGTGTGTCATTGAAAACTAAGCATCTTCTTTCTCTACACGCATCTGTTTGGAAATGATAAGTAACCAACAGAACCAAATATCTGCCTTGCACATCCTTCCAACGAGATAACGCTCATACACCCTGATTTGGCAATTTCATGTTGCAGCGTTTATCTGCTGAGGATTTAAACTCTAGcccaagatttaaaaaaaaaaaaaaaaaaaaaaaaaatcaatatattttgtTGGAGGGAAGAAAGTAATTGTTTTATTGATAATTTGGAGGGCAGTCGTGGAGAGTTGGTTACCTATGACCCATGAAACACCTTATAAGTTTCATGAACTAATTAAGTCTAAATCTTTGGCTCAGGTAGGTGGCTCTAACTTAGAATAATTTTTACATAGTTGGTAGGACTTGGGCGGGTGACCTCTAAATCTCTTAATGCCCCAACTAAATACATTAAACTCTAGGggtgagaagaaagaaaggaagaaagaaattccTCCAAAAGCCAATTATTCTAGCGATACTTAAATGCGCACATGTACCGTTGCTAgagaaaattgaaggaaaaaaaaaaaacatttcataTTCTCCATAGGAGTGTGCTCCTATGCACATGCGCATGTGAGATATAAGTAATGGATAGCTGCTAGGTCATACAGTCCTAATTTATATTTCATATTCACACAACATGTTTAAATGTCTCAAATTGGTTAAATAAAATTGGAATTCATCTTATTCCTTTCCCTGCATGAAACAATGGAACTCAAGTAAAACTTCTATCATGGCACGTCAAGCATTTGGTGATTGGTGATTACATATCAAAGTATATTATATGATTCCCCTCCACCTGCATTATCATACAAAGtacatatttgcattttcaatatattaatttcCCTTGAAACGGTGGAGAGGTTCAAAAGTCAAATGATTCTTTTTGGTATTATTCTGGTGCCTTTTCACCTCCATATCCATCTGCCACATCAATTGTACCCCATGTGAAGATTGCGCCAGCTTTTCATTAATATTCATTAGACAACAGGTTGAAATCGGTAAACATTATGTTTTCCCAAACAGTATAAACAAGCGAACTTTACAATTGTTTCGGGCATTGTTCTTACTGCCACTTTTACCTCTATCTCCATCTGCCACATCCAGTGTATCTGTACCCCATGTGAACAGTGCACCACCTTTAAATAGCGCAAAACCCAatattggaaaaagaagaacgtgtctcattgagaaaaattaagtaccaaaaagaattatatccagaaagaataaagaaatagaaagccTCAATATAGATAGATGGATCGATGTTTCAATGACataacatgaaaagaaaagaggacaTGGTGGAATCTTAGTTGCGAGTGTAAGTCTTGTTCAATCTCTTTTCGGACTAATGGGGGCTTTTTAATTGGGTTTGATTGAGAGGAGGGAATTGGCAGGATCCGGAAAACATGGTAATGATGAGAGGACAAACGGGTCCTACAATTGAGAGAAATTCTAGGGCATCGGGTTTGGGCATGGGAGAGAAGGAGGGAAGAAAAATTCCCTCACATGGTCTCCACATGGGGTTTTCAAAGCATGGCCTTTGAGCCACGCACAAAGTACAGATCTCGTTCAATAATTAGATTTCGCCCGCTTGCAGAAAGAGGGAAATTTGGATTTTCATCCCCCCCCCATGGCCTCCTTCATTTGTCTTGATTTCTCGTGTACCCTTTCTGTAAAACAAATTTGGTAAGAACCCCTCCACGGAAAATGAGTTTAAAACTGCTTTATACTCTATTTTAATCACCTTAAAGATTATTGCGATACATTGTCCAAACAAAAGAATCCAAAAGATTAACGCTGTAATAATGTTTATAAGTGAATTTATTATCTCAATCATCTGTTGTGTTGAGAGATGTGTCAAGATCTATATTTTATAGatataaaaatcctaaaagtgcgtttatttcactgaaaacttcataataaaaaaatatattttccatataaatcattttgaagaaaaattattagttttcatttatttggtgatttagggaaaatgattttctttttgtcagaaGGATGTTTTCCCTTAATCTAaacttgttattttttgttcatggaaaacattttttgcatgttaattaattttccaCCATCTAAACACCAGAAAGTCGGAAAATAACTTTCAGGAAATAATGTTCTTTTAAATAAACAGATCTTCAGATTATGTAGATTTAAAATTCCAGTTATGATGGCCATACAGTTGTTTACCATTGAGACAAGTTTTGGATTTGCCCAAGTGATTGAGGAAATAATAGGAGAAAGTTTCCAActtcccactctctctctctctcccctccttccctccctccctccctccatcccccttttttttggtctgttctctctcccttttgagTTGCTTGATTTGTGGCATTTTGGCTTTCATGTGGACTCGTGGGACCAGATTGTCAACGGCTTTGAATGTTTGTCCCCATATGCTGGATTACAACAATTTGTTTCCACATCGCCATACAACTCTGATTAGTTTGTTCTCTTCCCCTTTTAATCCCGTGCTTTGTACGGGGACGGATTGAGTGCGCCAACGAGCCCTTTGAATTTCAAATGATGGAGGGCACAAACTATATTACGTGGATCTATTACACCCTCTTTACTAGGTAGGTGTTCCTTTTTAGATCACTCACCAGCAAAGAGCAATGTGAACAtgtatgaacaaaaaaaaagagagagaaaagaaattccTCAAAGTGTATGCTAAAAGGGGGAAAATTTGAAGGCTTAATTCATCTTAAGGAAGGAGTATAAAGGGTCGGAGATG
This genomic stretch from Eucalyptus grandis isolate ANBG69807.140 chromosome 3, ASM1654582v1, whole genome shotgun sequence harbors:
- the LOC104435996 gene encoding transcription factor IBH1-like 1, with product MHSASSIKQKFLKKWIMGLQLCNSSKKNMTIMERRKAIKLSADLALASVRNCTTRWSRALVASASQNDDNQALLQHIIGSDAAKHKKASIDVVANSTTSVAKKIASKKILKRSWGIRRVRKLSNGALKDPPYSIAKRLVKKRTQLLKNLVPGGESMDAISLIEETLDYMVWLRAQVDVMRSLARASERLDGK